In one window of Pseudooceanicola aestuarii DNA:
- a CDS encoding fumarylacetoacetate hydrolase family protein, whose amino-acid sequence MRLLVGTVDGAQGVYRVEGDRAINLTDALPDVGTDLSALIALPALMAQAAAAEGPALDIVAITPALPVTAPGTIICLGLNYVEHIREGGYDIPDYPALFMRGRSSVMAAGAPMVRPACSEQLDYEAELMVIIGKGGRHIAEADALDHVFGYTIFNDGSVRDYQRKTHQWTPGKNFDNTGAIGPVVVTPEDLPQGAAGLKIESRVGSEILQSSNTGNMIWGVAQAIAIISGYTTLQPGDHIALGTPPGVGHAKKPGPRWLRPGETVEVEIEKLGICASPVTDEGDQTRQAAE is encoded by the coding sequence ATGCGTTTACTTGTCGGGACTGTGGATGGCGCGCAGGGCGTGTATCGCGTGGAAGGGGACCGGGCGATCAATCTGACCGATGCCCTGCCGGATGTCGGGACCGACCTGTCGGCATTGATCGCACTGCCCGCCCTGATGGCGCAGGCTGCCGCGGCAGAGGGGCCGGCCCTGGACATCGTCGCGATCACCCCGGCCTTGCCGGTCACCGCGCCCGGCACGATCATCTGCCTGGGCCTGAACTATGTCGAGCATATCCGCGAGGGGGGCTACGACATCCCCGATTACCCGGCGCTGTTCATGCGTGGGCGCAGCTCTGTCATGGCGGCGGGGGCACCCATGGTCCGCCCCGCCTGTTCCGAGCAGCTGGACTACGAAGCGGAGCTGATGGTGATCATCGGCAAAGGCGGGCGCCACATCGCCGAAGCCGACGCCCTGGACCATGTCTTCGGTTACACGATCTTCAACGACGGTTCCGTACGGGACTACCAGCGCAAGACCCATCAATGGACGCCGGGCAAGAATTTCGACAATACCGGGGCCATCGGCCCGGTGGTCGTCACGCCCGAGGATCTGCCCCAAGGGGCGGCGGGACTGAAGATCGAAAGCCGCGTTGGCAGCGAGATCCTGCAATCCTCCAACACCGGCAACATGATCTGGGGCGTGGCACAGGCCATCGCCATCATATCGGGCTATACCACGTTGCAGCCGGGTGATCACATCGCGCTGGGCACCCCGCCGGGCGTCGGTCACGCCAAGAAACCCGGCCCGCGCTGGCTGCGCCCCGGCGAGACCGTGGAAGTGGAGATCGAAAAGCTGGGCATCTGCGCCAGCCCGGTCACCGACGAGGGCGACCAGACCCGGCAGGCGGCGGAATGA
- a CDS encoding YciI family protein, with translation MADWDSYRDGARKRGALGWELFVVHSVPTAPPEEVQAVLPDHLAYQSQLEEAGTLVMAGPVSDETGTRADGMGMMIYRAASLEEATRIARADPMHARGARSFAIRKWLVNEGALSVNLRLSAQAVSLG, from the coding sequence ATGGCGGATTGGGACAGCTACAGGGACGGCGCCCGCAAGCGCGGCGCCCTGGGATGGGAATTGTTCGTGGTGCATTCGGTGCCGACCGCCCCGCCAGAGGAGGTGCAGGCGGTATTGCCCGATCATCTGGCCTATCAATCGCAGCTGGAGGAGGCGGGCACCCTGGTCATGGCCGGCCCGGTCTCGGACGAGACCGGCACCCGTGCCGATGGCATGGGCATGATGATCTACCGCGCCGCATCGCTGGAGGAGGCGACCCGCATCGCCCGGGCCGATCCGATGCATGCACGCGGCGCGCGCAGCTTCGCGATCCGCAAGTGGCTGGTGAACGAGGGGGCGCTGTCGGTGAACCTGCGGCTGTCGGCGCAGGCCGTATCGCTTGGCTGA
- a CDS encoding PaaI family thioesterase — protein sequence MTVQPATFRFDPQKTGLELARDWLAQRLVGGFLDRLRVIPDTCEDGLFTATCTLDPGHANFVGLVHGGVLSALVDISGGGAVMTCLQRGETLLTTDLNIRFLAAVPIDTPTLQATGHVTHRSGRRMVASVLVTTPKGEAVAEGSVGVSVRRPG from the coding sequence GTGACCGTGCAGCCTGCCACTTTTCGCTTCGATCCGCAGAAGACCGGCCTGGAGCTGGCCCGCGACTGGCTGGCCCAGCGCTTGGTGGGTGGGTTTCTGGACCGGCTGCGCGTCATTCCCGACACCTGCGAGGACGGGTTGTTCACCGCCACCTGCACCCTGGACCCCGGCCATGCCAATTTCGTCGGGCTGGTGCATGGCGGGGTGTTGTCGGCGCTGGTCGACATCTCCGGCGGCGGGGCGGTGATGACCTGCCTGCAACGCGGCGAGACGCTGTTGACCACCGATCTCAACATCCGGTTTCTGGCCGCCGTGCCCATCGACACACCGACCCTACAGGCCACCGGCCATGTGACCCATCGCAGCGGCCGGCGTATGGTCGCCTCCGTCCTGGTCACCACACCCAAAGGGGAGGCCGTGGCCGAAGGGTCGGTCGGCGTCTCGGTGCGGCGCCCCGGTTAG
- a CDS encoding ABC transporter substrate-binding protein produces the protein MRHIGRRTLIGAMAALGLAGLQATEAGAQTRGVSDDEIVLGTHMDLSGPAAAGMPPIVAGLEVAVKELNAAGGIHGRQLRLVVEDNGYQPGNAVRAVQKMATRDNVFAIVSPFGTGTSAAGYAVAAKMGVPHLFPWTGVPEIFHKTGDDRSFTYVADYGWVTQAGVEWLIAEKGAQRIGILYQDDAFGQTVIAGVEAAAKATGTEVVETASYKSGALDFSAQVTKLRNADADLVVLATLPRETIGSYTTIRRGDWDVDVVTSIPGRSQVVPLLAKGTLDGLYGIGQWNLPGDDETPEAQAWIAQFAEDYPGLPSEGGIVSYMMMMWVAQALEAAGPDLTAESFAAAMEGSTYEDKVFRNQTLTLTDGHIAPEVASVWQVDDVTWRKLSDDITE, from the coding sequence ATGAGACACATCGGAAGAAGAACGCTGATCGGGGCCATGGCGGCACTGGGCCTTGCGGGTTTGCAAGCCACGGAGGCGGGCGCCCAGACCCGCGGGGTCAGCGACGACGAAATCGTGCTGGGGACGCATATGGACCTGTCCGGACCGGCAGCGGCGGGGATGCCCCCCATCGTGGCCGGGCTGGAGGTCGCGGTGAAGGAGCTGAACGCCGCCGGCGGCATCCATGGCCGCCAGCTGCGCCTGGTGGTCGAGGATAACGGCTATCAGCCCGGCAATGCCGTGCGTGCGGTGCAGAAGATGGCGACACGGGACAATGTCTTTGCCATTGTCAGCCCGTTTGGCACCGGCACCTCGGCCGCGGGCTATGCGGTGGCCGCCAAGATGGGCGTGCCGCACCTGTTCCCCTGGACCGGCGTGCCGGAGATCTTTCACAAGACCGGCGATGACCGCAGCTTTACCTACGTGGCCGACTACGGCTGGGTGACGCAGGCCGGGGTGGAATGGCTGATCGCTGAAAAGGGCGCCCAGCGGATCGGGATCCTGTATCAGGATGACGCCTTCGGCCAGACTGTCATCGCCGGGGTGGAGGCCGCTGCCAAGGCGACCGGCACAGAGGTGGTCGAAACCGCCAGCTACAAGTCCGGCGCGCTCGACTTCTCGGCTCAGGTGACCAAGCTGCGCAACGCCGATGCCGACCTGGTGGTTCTGGCGACCCTCCCGCGGGAGACGATCGGCAGCTACACCACCATCCGCCGGGGCGATTGGGACGTGGATGTCGTCACCTCCATCCCCGGTCGGTCGCAGGTCGTGCCGCTGCTGGCCAAGGGCACGCTGGACGGTCTGTATGGCATTGGCCAGTGGAACCTGCCGGGCGATGACGAAACGCCGGAGGCCCAGGCCTGGATCGCCCAATTCGCCGAGGATTATCCCGGCCTGCCCAGTGAGGGCGGCATCGTCTCCTACATGATGATGATGTGGGTCGCCCAGGCGCTGGAGGCAGCAGGCCCCGACCTGACCGCCGAATCCTTCGCCGCCGCGATGGAGGGCAGCACCTACGAGGACAAGGTGTTCCGCAACCAGACGCTGACCCTGACAGACGGGCATATCGCCCCCGAGGTCGCATCGGTCTGGCAGGTTGACGACGTCACATGGCGCAAGCTGTCGGACGACATCACCGAATGA
- a CDS encoding AMP-dependent synthetase/ligase: MALETSQFPSLVHFLRARAGDWQGRPAMRHKDLGIWKTITWDAYYRQVCQAAAACHALGIGPGTASSVLSENRPEWLIADFAAMMCGVMSSGIYPTSSAAQVGYQVSHSGSAILFVEGGEQYEKLQATDPAQLAGLRRIVIFDMDGLDRLEDPRVLPWEDFLAQGAELLARDPGLPDRLLDGLSADHIAILIYTSGTTGDPKGAMISHANMLAQVQAWHESYDTGPRDRSVCFLPLCHVAERSFSAFSPLADGMIIHFVESMSALMENMREVKPTLIFAPPRIFEKVNATLELAVSEARPSSRRVYELARRWMQAATPPAGRVAGARVPPLARIKGAIARHLLLRNVLRLMGMGQVRYAMSGAAPVSPDLIDWYRGLGVNLFELYGMTETSGSQTCLNLDGPHRAAGPCVRLGEMRIGQAEEIQVRGPHVFCGYLNDPENTARTIDPQGWLLTGDQGEIDADGNLKIIGRIKDVMITSGGKNLTPSKIETMIKTSPYVTDAMLIGDGRAYVTALVMIDYEMTARHARDTGLSFTNYADLCRNDKVAELIGTWMEEVNTRLNQVEKVKKFRVIDVELDAEDEELTPTMKLRRAKIEQRYGDVIEAMYAR, from the coding sequence ATGGCGCTAGAGACTTCGCAATTTCCCTCCCTCGTGCATTTCCTGAGGGCGCGCGCCGGTGACTGGCAAGGCCGTCCGGCCATGCGGCACAAGGATCTGGGCATCTGGAAGACGATCACCTGGGACGCGTACTACCGTCAGGTCTGCCAGGCCGCCGCCGCCTGCCACGCGCTGGGCATCGGGCCGGGCACGGCGTCCTCTGTCCTGTCGGAGAACCGGCCCGAATGGCTGATCGCCGATTTCGCCGCAATGATGTGTGGGGTGATGTCCTCGGGGATCTATCCGACGTCCTCGGCCGCGCAGGTGGGCTATCAGGTGTCGCATAGCGGCAGCGCGATCCTGTTCGTCGAAGGTGGGGAGCAATACGAGAAGTTGCAGGCCACGGATCCCGCTCAACTTGCCGGGCTGCGCCGCATCGTGATCTTCGACATGGACGGGCTGGACCGGTTGGAGGATCCCCGCGTCCTGCCGTGGGAGGATTTCCTGGCCCAGGGCGCCGAGCTGCTGGCCCGCGATCCCGGCCTGCCCGATCGCCTGCTGGACGGGCTGAGCGCCGATCACATCGCCATCCTGATCTATACCTCCGGCACCACGGGCGACCCCAAGGGGGCGATGATCAGCCATGCCAACATGCTGGCCCAGGTGCAGGCCTGGCACGAAAGCTACGACACAGGGCCGCGCGACCGTTCGGTCTGTTTCCTGCCGCTGTGCCACGTGGCCGAACGCTCGTTTTCGGCCTTCAGCCCGCTGGCTGACGGTATGATCATCCATTTCGTGGAAAGCATGTCGGCCCTGATGGAGAACATGCGCGAGGTAAAGCCGACGCTGATCTTTGCCCCGCCCCGCATCTTCGAGAAGGTGAATGCCACGCTGGAACTGGCGGTCAGCGAGGCCCGCCCCAGCAGCCGCCGCGTCTATGAGCTGGCGCGGCGCTGGATGCAGGCCGCCACCCCGCCCGCAGGCCGTGTGGCCGGGGCGCGGGTTCCGCCGCTTGCCCGGATCAAGGGCGCGATCGCCCGCCATCTTCTGCTGCGCAATGTGCTGCGGCTGATGGGCATGGGACAGGTCCGCTATGCCATGTCGGGTGCCGCGCCGGTGTCTCCCGATCTGATCGACTGGTATCGCGGGCTGGGCGTGAACCTGTTCGAACTGTACGGGATGACGGAAACCAGTGGCTCCCAGACCTGTCTGAACCTCGACGGGCCGCACCGTGCCGCCGGACCCTGTGTCCGGCTGGGCGAGATGCGCATCGGCCAGGCCGAGGAGATCCAGGTGCGTGGCCCGCATGTCTTTTGCGGGTATCTGAACGATCCGGAGAACACCGCCCGCACCATCGATCCGCAAGGCTGGCTGCTTACCGGCGATCAGGGAGAGATCGACGCGGACGGCAATCTGAAGATCATCGGACGGATCAAGGACGTGATGATCACCTCGGGCGGGAAGAACCTGACGCCCTCCAAGATCGAGACGATGATAAAGACCTCGCCCTATGTGACCGACGCGATGCTGATCGGTGACGGGCGGGCCTATGTCACGGCGCTGGTGATGATTGATTACGAAATGACGGCCCGGCACGCCCGCGACACGGGCCTGTCCTTTACCAACTATGCCGACCTGTGCCGGAACGACAAGGTGGCCGAGCTGATCGGCACGTGGATGGAGGAGGTCAACACCCGCCTGAACCAGGTGGAGAAGGTGAAGAAGTTCCGCGTCATCGACGTGGAACTGGACGCCGAGGACGAGGAACTGACGCCGACGATGAAACTGCGCCGCGCCAAGATCGAACAGCGCTACGGCGACGTGATCGAGGCGATGTACGCAAGATGA
- a CDS encoding ABC transporter ATP-binding protein — protein sequence MSILSATNLETFYGPVPALRGVSIAVDPGEMVCVLGANGAGKTTLLNSIAGVVEPRFGTVTFDDRPLTGLGPDAVAAQGLVLCPEGRQMFPFMSVRENLELGAYRRQARASRTRNLDRVLHYFPRLAERIDKPAGMLSGGEQQMVAIGRAVMAEPRMLLLDEPSLGLSPRFVEIIYSVLAEINRDSGLAILVVEQNASVALEATTKGYVLELGRIVMADTCEVLTQSDVIRESFLGHGAVAPDAKRFRKKKVWR from the coding sequence ATGAGCATCCTTTCAGCCACCAACCTTGAAACCTTCTACGGCCCGGTTCCGGCCCTGCGCGGTGTCAGCATCGCCGTCGATCCCGGCGAAATGGTCTGCGTGCTGGGCGCCAATGGCGCGGGCAAGACAACGCTGTTGAACTCCATTGCCGGGGTCGTCGAGCCGCGGTTCGGCACGGTGACCTTCGATGATCGTCCGTTGACCGGGCTGGGCCCGGACGCGGTGGCGGCGCAGGGGCTGGTCCTGTGCCCGGAAGGGCGGCAGATGTTCCCGTTCATGTCCGTCCGGGAGAACCTGGAGCTGGGCGCCTATCGCCGCCAGGCGCGCGCCAGCCGCACCCGCAACCTGGACCGGGTGCTGCACTATTTCCCCCGTCTTGCCGAACGGATCGACAAGCCCGCCGGGATGCTGTCGGGCGGGGAACAGCAGATGGTGGCCATCGGTCGCGCCGTGATGGCGGAGCCGCGAATGCTGCTGCTGGACGAGCCGTCACTGGGCCTGAGCCCCCGGTTCGTGGAGATCATCTATTCCGTCCTGGCGGAGATCAACCGCGACAGCGGGCTGGCCATCCTGGTGGTGGAGCAGAACGCCTCCGTCGCGCTGGAGGCAACGACCAAGGGCTATGTGCTGGAACTGGGCCGGATCGTGATGGCCGACACCTGCGAGGTGCTGACACAAAGTGACGTGATCCGGGAAAGCTTCCTGGGTCACGGCGCGGTCGCGCCCGATGCGAAACGCTTCAGAAAGAAGAAGGTATGGCGCTAG
- a CDS encoding ABC transporter ATP-binding protein, with protein MSLLRTERISKSFGGVHALKSIDLSVERGHIHAIIGTNGAGKTTLINAISGFFAPSSGRVTFDGRDITGLAPDRVARAGIARTFQNIELFEHATVLENLLLGRYRHRRVNLVQEMLFLPAVRREALADRAAVEEVIDYLELGQWRDHVVAGLAYGVRKQIELGRALALQPDLLILDEPASGLTPEETGELAYLLTDMVRHRNMTILMIEHDMGLVGGVADRVLAMNTGAAIAEGTAAEVQSHPDVLDCYLGTQAA; from the coding sequence ATGAGCTTGCTGCGTACCGAACGCATTTCGAAAAGCTTTGGCGGCGTGCACGCGCTGAAATCCATCGACCTCAGCGTCGAACGGGGCCATATCCATGCAATCATCGGCACCAACGGCGCGGGCAAGACCACGCTGATCAATGCGATCTCGGGCTTTTTCGCGCCCAGTTCCGGGCGGGTCACCTTTGACGGGCGCGACATCACCGGGCTGGCGCCCGACCGGGTGGCCCGCGCCGGAATCGCCCGGACCTTCCAGAACATCGAGCTGTTCGAACATGCCACCGTACTGGAGAACCTGCTGTTGGGTCGTTACCGGCACCGGCGGGTGAATCTGGTGCAGGAAATGCTGTTCCTGCCCGCCGTCCGGCGCGAGGCGCTGGCCGATCGCGCGGCGGTGGAAGAGGTGATCGATTACCTTGAACTGGGGCAATGGCGCGATCACGTGGTGGCGGGTCTGGCCTATGGCGTGCGCAAGCAGATCGAACTGGGCCGCGCCCTGGCGCTGCAACCCGACCTGCTGATCCTGGATGAACCGGCCTCTGGCCTGACGCCGGAGGAAACGGGCGAACTGGCCTATCTGCTGACCGACATGGTGCGCCATCGGAACATGACGATCCTGATGATCGAACATGACATGGGCCTTGTCGGCGGCGTGGCGGACCGGGTGCTGGCGATGAACACCGGCGCCGCCATTGCCGAGGGCACGGCGGCCGAGGTGCAATCGCATCCCGACGTGCTGGATTGCTACCTTGGTACACAGGCGGCATAG
- a CDS encoding branched-chain amino acid ABC transporter permease, protein MYFDFRTSYTQDIRLFRRTENKAMAAVALVALLAAPLVLPTFYLTESASVMIFAIIVVGFMMAAGMAGLISLGHAAFVGIGGYTQAVALSHGVPMLGALALATAITGLAGLILGVLSLRLSGLYLGIATLIFGLAIEHVFVVWDAVTGGPAGLLVPDPQLFGVVLTGPVAFYYLCLAALLAVILVCVNLMRSASGRALIAIRDSEPAAQSLGVNLLRLKLLAVTMSAAITGLGGAFFAHRIVYLTPEGFNLMLSLQIVLAAVIGGLGSISGAVMGAVLIGWLPEITSIIKSWLPPSLAYQPGPDLVIYGGLLVVFVIFEPLGLYGRWRKVSAWLRTFPLDRRETFARTRSYMKSERVK, encoded by the coding sequence ATGTATTTCGATTTCCGCACTTCCTACACACAGGACATCCGCCTGTTCCGCCGGACCGAGAACAAGGCGATGGCCGCCGTGGCGCTGGTCGCGCTGCTGGCCGCGCCGCTGGTGCTGCCGACCTTCTACCTGACCGAAAGCGCAAGCGTGATGATCTTTGCCATCATCGTGGTCGGCTTCATGATGGCGGCGGGGATGGCGGGCCTGATCTCGCTGGGTCATGCGGCCTTTGTCGGGATCGGCGGCTATACCCAGGCGGTGGCGCTGTCGCATGGGGTGCCGATGCTGGGCGCGCTGGCGCTGGCCACGGCGATCACCGGGCTGGCCGGGCTGATCCTGGGCGTGCTGTCGCTGCGCCTGTCGGGGCTGTATCTGGGCATCGCCACGCTGATCTTCGGGCTGGCCATCGAACATGTCTTTGTCGTCTGGGACGCGGTGACGGGCGGACCTGCCGGGCTGCTGGTGCCCGATCCGCAGCTGTTCGGCGTGGTGCTGACAGGGCCGGTGGCCTTTTACTACCTGTGCCTGGCCGCGCTGCTGGCTGTCATTCTGGTCTGCGTGAACCTGATGCGCTCGGCCTCGGGGCGGGCCCTGATCGCGATCCGCGACAGTGAGCCGGCGGCGCAATCGCTGGGGGTGAACCTGCTGCGGCTGAAGCTGCTGGCGGTGACCATGTCCGCCGCGATCACCGGGCTGGGCGGTGCCTTCTTTGCCCATCGCATCGTCTATCTGACCCCTGAAGGGTTCAACCTGATGCTCTCGCTACAGATCGTTCTGGCGGCGGTGATTGGCGGGCTGGGCAGCATCTCGGGCGCGGTGATGGGCGCGGTGCTGATCGGCTGGCTGCCGGAGATCACCTCGATCATCAAGTCGTGGCTGCCGCCGTCGCTGGCCTACCAGCCGGGGCCGGACCTGGTGATCTACGGCGGGCTGCTGGTGGTGTTCGTGATCTTCGAACCGCTGGGCCTTTACGGTCGCTGGCGCAAGGTTTCGGCCTGGCTGCGGACCTTCCCGCTGGACCGGCGCGAGACCTTCGCCCGCACCCGCAGCTACATGAAATCGGAGAGGGTGAAATGA
- a CDS encoding branched-chain amino acid ABC transporter permease, producing MPLDTILQVALDGISVGAIYALVGLGFVLTYKSAEVINFALGDLLMFACFVGWTLSVPLGLPLWLALILAIAATGLMGGLINHTVMERIVGQPQFAQVLLTIGISFVLRGGVFLIWGVDQRTLDSLVPDRSLGFLGLSIRTGHLQILVVTLALVAALYLFFRRTRAGLAMTAVAENQLAAYLMAIPVRRYISLVWVMSAAVAGAAGLMLAPMLLVDINLWTVVIKGLIVAVIGGFHSIPGALLGGLLIGQIEQFSGVFLDSELSELCVYATFFVLLALFPRGLMGAGQMKRV from the coding sequence ATGCCATTGGACACCATCTTGCAGGTGGCGCTGGACGGGATATCCGTCGGTGCGATCTACGCCCTGGTCGGGTTGGGCTTTGTCCTGACCTACAAATCGGCCGAAGTGATCAACTTCGCCCTGGGCGATCTGCTGATGTTCGCCTGCTTTGTTGGCTGGACCCTGTCGGTGCCGCTGGGCCTGCCGCTGTGGCTGGCGCTGATCCTGGCCATCGCGGCGACCGGGCTGATGGGCGGGCTGATCAATCACACGGTGATGGAGCGCATCGTCGGCCAACCGCAATTCGCGCAGGTTCTGCTGACCATCGGGATCTCCTTCGTGCTGCGCGGTGGCGTCTTCCTGATCTGGGGCGTCGATCAGCGCACGCTGGACAGCCTGGTGCCCGACCGCAGCCTGGGGTTCCTGGGCCTGTCGATCCGCACCGGGCATTTGCAGATCCTGGTGGTGACGCTGGCGCTGGTGGCGGCGCTGTACCTGTTCTTCCGTCGGACACGCGCCGGGTTGGCGATGACGGCGGTGGCCGAAAACCAGCTGGCCGCCTACCTGATGGCGATCCCGGTGCGGCGCTACATCTCTCTGGTCTGGGTGATGTCGGCCGCCGTGGCCGGGGCCGCGGGCCTGATGCTGGCACCGATGCTGCTGGTGGACATCAACCTGTGGACCGTGGTGATCAAGGGGCTGATCGTGGCCGTGATCGGCGGGTTCCATTCGATCCCCGGCGCGCTGCTGGGCGGGTTGCTGATCGGACAGATCGAACAATTCTCCGGCGTCTTCCTGGACAGTGAACTGAGTGAACTGTGCGTCTACGCCACGTTCTTTGTCCTGCTGGCCCTGTTCCCGCGCGGGTTGATGGGCGCCGGCCAGATGAAGCGGGTGTAA
- a CDS encoding NAD(P)H-dependent flavin oxidoreductase — protein MTGHFTDQLRLPVVCAPMFLVSGPELVIAACKAGIAGAFPTTNARTTADLDAWMGTITGALRPGDGPWIANLITHSTNAALPDHLALIAEYKPPVVITALGSPRPVMEVVKSYGGQVVADVVNLKLARKAADAGVDGMACISAGAGGHTGHLSPFAFISAIRDFFDGLIAVGGGISDGAGVAGAIAAGADAVYMGTRFLPTRESRAQQGYKDMVIAAGADDLVVSDAITGTPASWLRDSLRAGGYDPDAPGAAVARNYSGEQARRWRDIWAAGQGVGRSREEEPVAQVVETLAREYAAAAARFQALTGPARPAAKTSDRRKAYSA, from the coding sequence ATGACGGGCCATTTCACCGATCAACTGCGCCTGCCCGTGGTCTGCGCACCGATGTTCCTGGTCTCCGGACCCGAACTGGTGATCGCCGCCTGCAAGGCCGGGATCGCGGGCGCCTTTCCCACGACGAACGCCCGCACCACCGCCGATCTGGATGCGTGGATGGGCACGATCACCGGCGCGCTGCGCCCCGGCGACGGGCCATGGATCGCCAACCTGATCACCCATTCCACCAATGCCGCGCTGCCCGATCACCTGGCATTGATCGCGGAATACAAGCCGCCGGTGGTGATCACGGCACTGGGCTCGCCCCGGCCGGTGATGGAAGTGGTGAAATCCTATGGCGGGCAGGTGGTGGCCGATGTCGTCAACCTGAAGCTGGCGCGCAAGGCGGCGGATGCGGGGGTGGACGGCATGGCCTGTATCAGCGCGGGTGCGGGCGGACATACCGGGCACCTGTCGCCCTTTGCCTTCATTTCTGCCATCCGCGACTTCTTTGACGGGCTGATCGCCGTGGGCGGCGGGATTTCCGACGGGGCGGGGGTGGCCGGGGCGATCGCGGCGGGGGCCGATGCCGTCTACATGGGCACCCGGTTCCTGCCCACCCGCGAAAGCCGCGCGCAGCAGGGGTACAAGGACATGGTGATCGCGGCCGGGGCGGATGACCTGGTGGTCTCCGATGCGATCACGGGCACGCCTGCCTCCTGGCTGCGCGACAGCCTGCGGGCGGGCGGCTATGATCCGGATGCGCCCGGCGCTGCGGTGGCTCGGAACTATTCGGGCGAACAGGCCAGGCGCTGGCGCGATATCTGGGCCGCCGGTCAGGGCGTCGGCCGCAGCCGCGAGGAAGAGCCGGTGGCCCAGGTGGTCGAGACGCTGGCCCGCGAATACGCCGCCGCCGCCGCACGGTTCCAGGCGCTGACGGGGCCGGCGCGCCCCGCCGCAAAGACCAGCGACCGCCGCAAGGCATATTCCGCCTGA
- a CDS encoding class I adenylate-forming enzyme family protein: MTGHPIDTLYEGMPAKAARLAITDGDTRMTHGALIAAVEDAARLLAARLAPGARVGLCAANSWQNIVAYLAILRCGAVWVPLNPRNGAGLNGDLRARAGLALVICDAPSRAALGQGDGPVLALEDLIATRPDPAAALPAPNRDPGATCAIKFTGGSTGVPKGVVQTNRSALRALASIRWFYELTDADVNLVAAPLSHGASHYVLPILAAGGQHVVLRHPGRAEILKALRGGVSTVFLPPTLIHLLMEEAEFTPADFPALRHVTYSAAPMAPEAIGRAIDRFGPVLSTLYGQTEAPMAIAGLRPAQMAQPELRAAVGFAFPDTPLAVLTESGEIATRDATGEVLAGGDLAATRYLDDPDQTAAARHDGWLKTGDIGRIDSSGALFLVGRAKDMIITGGYNVYLAEVERALADHPAVSEACAFGVDDPVWGERLEAAVVMDATRCDADSLRAHVRQAIGPVRTPKALHLLEAFPRNPVGKVVRRDVIAATRARQTEAAT, translated from the coding sequence ATGACGGGCCACCCGATAGACACGCTATATGAGGGAATGCCGGCCAAGGCCGCGCGCCTGGCGATCACCGATGGCGATACCCGCATGACCCATGGCGCGCTGATCGCCGCGGTCGAGGATGCCGCCCGCCTGCTGGCCGCGCGGCTGGCGCCGGGCGCGCGGGTCGGGCTGTGCGCCGCGAATTCCTGGCAGAACATTGTGGCCTATCTTGCGATCCTGCGCTGTGGCGCCGTCTGGGTGCCCCTGAACCCGCGCAATGGCGCGGGGCTGAACGGCGATCTGCGGGCACGGGCCGGCCTGGCACTGGTGATCTGCGATGCCCCCTCGCGCGCGGCGCTGGGCCAGGGCGATGGCCCCGTTCTGGCGCTGGAGGATCTGATCGCCACCCGTCCAGATCCCGCCGCTGCCCTGCCTGCGCCGAACCGCGATCCGGGGGCGACCTGCGCGATCAAGTTCACCGGCGGCTCTACCGGGGTGCCCAAGGGGGTGGTGCAGACCAACCGCAGCGCGCTGCGGGCGCTGGCGTCGATCCGCTGGTTCTACGAGTTGACAGATGCGGATGTGAACCTGGTGGCGGCCCCGCTGTCGCATGGGGCGTCGCATTACGTGCTGCCGATCCTGGCGGCGGGCGGGCAACATGTCGTGTTGCGCCATCCCGGCCGGGCCGAGATCCTGAAGGCGCTGCGTGGCGGGGTCAGCACTGTGTTCCTGCCGCCCACCCTGATCCATCTGCTGATGGAGGAGGCGGAGTTCACCCCCGCCGATTTCCCCGCTCTGCGGCATGTCACCTATTCCGCCGCGCCGATGGCGCCGGAGGCGATCGGCCGCGCCATCGACAGGTTCGGCCCGGTGCTGTCCACGCTCTATGGCCAGACAGAGGCCCCGATGGCCATTGCCGGACTGCGTCCGGCGCAGATGGCGCAGCCGGAGCTGCGCGCCGCCGTCGGCTTTGCCTTTCCCGACACGCCGCTGGCGGTACTGACGGAGAGCGGAGAGATCGCCACCCGCGATGCCACGGGCGAGGTTCTGGCTGGCGGTGACCTGGCGGCCACGCGCTATCTGGACGATCCCGACCAGACCGCCGCCGCGCGCCATGACGGCTGGCTGAAGACCGGGGATATCGGCCGCATCGACAGCAGCGGCGCGCTGTTCCTGGTGGGCCGCGCCAAGGACATGATCATCACCGGCGGGTACAACGTCTACCTCGCGGAGGTGGAGCGGGCGCTGGCCGATCACCCCGCTGTCAGCGAGGCCTGTGCCTTTGGCGTTGACGATCCCGTCTGGGGCGAAAGGCTGGAGGCTGCGGTGGTCATGGATGCCACCCGCTGCGACGCGGACAGTTTGCGCGCCCATGTGCGGCAGGCCATCGGCCCCGTCCGCACCCCCAAGGCGCTGCACCTGCTGGAGGCTTTTCCCCGCAATCCCGTGGGCAAGGTGGTGCGCCGTGACGTGATCGCCGCCACCCGCGCCCGCCAGACGGAGGCCGCGACATGA